A stretch of Lathyrus oleraceus cultivar Zhongwan6 chromosome 6, CAAS_Psat_ZW6_1.0, whole genome shotgun sequence DNA encodes these proteins:
- the LOC127092096 gene encoding protein DETOXIFICATION 33, with amino-acid sequence MPIDTPLLDNNDNSSSSVVDHEEDKPLKLVHKVGVESKKLWLIAAPAILTALSQFSIGALTQTFVGHVGELELAAFSVENSVIAGFAFGFLLGMGSALETLCGQAFGAGHIRLLGVYMQRSWIILLATALLMLPFYIWAPTLLKLVGQADDVADASGHFALLMIPQLFAYALNFPIQKFLQSQSKVFVMLWISVGVLVFHVIFSWLLILKLEWGLVGAAIALNSSWWLIVIGQLLYIFITKSDGAWNGFSWLAFADLFSFVKLSIASAVMLCLEFWYLMVLVLVAGHLRNPIVPLDAISICMNINGWDMMIALGFNTAISVRISNELGAGDFRAAKFSVIVVSLTSIFIGVVALVIVLTTRDYFPQLFTSSDDVAKQTTKLAALLGVTVLLNSLQPILSGVAVGAGWQSLVAYINLGCYYAVGLPAGILLGFTFGLGAEGIWSGLIGGIVMQTIILIIVTSVTNWKKEADEAESRVKKWGGTTSYEN; translated from the exons ATGCCTATTGACACTCCTCTACTAGATAACAATGACAACTCTTCTTCTAGTGTTGTTGATCATGAAGAAGACAAGCCATTGAAACTTGTTCACAAAGTTGGCGTGGAATCGAAGAAGCTATGGCTAATTGCCGCTCCTGCAATCTTGACTGCTTTATCTCAGTTCTCAATTGGTGCACTCACTCAAACATTTGTTGGTCATGTTGGTGAGCTTGAACTTGCTGCTTTTTCGGTCGAAAACTCTGTCATTGCTGGATTTGCCTTCGGTTTCTTG TTAGGAATGGGAAGTGCATTGGAGACACTATGTGGACAAGCATTTGGTGCTGGTCATATAAGACTGTTGGGAGTTTACATGCAAAGATCATGGATTATCTTGTTGGCTACTGCCCTTTTGATGTTACCATTTTATATTTGGGCACCAACACTCTTGAAGCTCGTTGGGCAGGCTGATGACGTAGCAGATGCATCTG gCCATTTCGCTCTGTTGATGATACCACAACTATTTGCATACGCATTGAACTTTCCAATCCAAAAGTTCTTACAATCACAAAGCAAAGTGTTTGTGATGCTATGGATATCAGTAGGTGTTTTGGTTTTCCATGTAATTTTCAGCTGGCTTCTAATCTTGAAACTTGAATGGGGCTTAGTTGGAGCTGCAATTGCTCTTAACTCATCATGGTGGCTCATTGTCATTGGTCAACTCTTGTACATTTTCATCACCAAATCAGATGGTGCTTGGAATGGATTCTCATGGCTCGCATTCGCAGATTTGTTTAGTTTTGTCAAACTTTCTATTGCTTCCGCCGTTATGTTATG CTTGGAGTTTTGGTACCTGATGGTACTTGTGCTGGTAGCAGGGCATTTGAGAAACCCTATAGTACCTTTGGATGCCATATCTATTTG TATGAACATAAATGGTTGGGATATGATGATCGCGCTAGGGTTTAACACCGCAATAAG TGTGAGAATATCAAATGAACTCGGAGCAGGTGATTTTCGGGCTGCAAAATTCTCAGTGATAGTGGTTTCGCTGACATCGATATTCATCGGTGTTGTTGCATTGGTCATAGTATTGACAACAAGAGATTATTTTCCTCAATTATTTACCTCAAGTGATGATGTTGCTAAACAGACAACTAAACTTGCTGCATTGCTTGGTGTCACTGTTCTTCTAAACAGCCTTCAACCAATCTTGTCTG GTGTTGCTGTTGGAGCTGGTTGGCAATCTCTTGTAGCATACATCAATCTTGGATGTTATTATGCTGTTGGATTACCAGCCGGGATATTGTTAGGGTTCACATTTGGTTTAGGAGCCGAG GGTATTTGGTCCGGTTTGATCGGAGGCATAGTCATGCAAACCATAATCCTCATAATCGTCACTTCAGTAACCAATTGGAAAAAAGAG GCTGATGAAGCAGAAAGTCGTGTGAAGAAGTGGGGAGGAACAACTTCATATGAGAATTGA
- the LOC127092097 gene encoding F-box/FBD/LRR-repeat protein At1g13570, which translates to MRREQSQSLCVTDVEPDILSGLPGLIIDQILSHLPIKEAVRTSILSTKWRYKWATLPNLVFDSQCLSEGSDDLLVIKNKLSRIIDHVLLLHSGPIKKFKLSHRELVGVTDIDRWALHLARRPVNEFVLEIWKGQRYKIPSCLFSCQGLHHLELFNCWIKPPSTFKGFRNLKSLDLQHVTLAQDAFENLISSCPLLERLTLMNFDGFNNLNIHAPNLQFFDIGGKFEDISFEKTSQLSVVSIGLYVNFESNQSRLHGRSSNLVEFLIHLPHIQRLEIQSYFLKYLALGVVPVKLPAPCTHLSFLSLRINFNDSKEISAALCLLRSSPNLRELEILARPEEQSVAHFWEDVYLDWPVMRVQHVRIDGICGIKPELDFISFLLSYSPVLERMAVKPALNVGPELVKELLRFRRASGRAEVIYLDSV; encoded by the exons ATG AGAAGGGAGCAATCTCAGTCTCTTTGTGTAACAGATGTTGAGCCCGATATATTAAGTGGCTTACCGGGTCTTATAATAGACCAGATTCTCTCGCATTTGCCAATTAAGGAAGCAGTGAGAACAAGTATTCTATCTACCAAATGGAGGTACAAATGGGCCACGCTTCCGAATCTTGTGTTCGATAGTCAATGTTTGTCTGAAGGTTCAGATGACCTTTTAGTTATCAAGAACAAGCTTTCAAGAATTATTGATCATGTACTTTTACTCCATTCTGGGCCAATCAAAAAGTTCAAGCTATCGCATCGCGAGCTCGTTGGTGTGACTGATATCGATAGGTGGGCTCTTCACTTAGCTAGAAGGCCTGTTAACGAGTTTGTGCTGGAAATCTGGAAAGGGCAACGTTATAAGATACCTTCGTGTTTATTTTCTTGTCAAGGTTTACATCATTTAGAATTATTTAACTGTTGGATTAAACCGCCATCAACATTTAAAGGCTTTAGGAACTTGAAGAGTCTTGATCTGCAACATGTTACATTGGCTCAAGATGCTTTTGAAAACTTGATATCCAGTTGCCCTTTGCTTGAACGATTGACGCTAATGAACTTCGATGGTTTTAACAATCTTAATATTCATGCCCCAAATCTTCAGTTTTTTGACATTGGGGGTAAATTTGAGGATATTAGCTTTGAGAAGACTTCTCAATTATCTGTGGTATCCATTGGTCTGTATGTGAACTTCGAAAGCAATCAAAGTAGATTGCATGGACGCTCTAGCAATTTAGTCGAATTTTTAATCCATTTACCTCATATTCAGAGGCTGGAGATTCAAAGCTATTTTTTGAAG TATTTGGCTCTGGGGGTTGTTCCAGTAAAGCTTCCCGCCCCTTGCACTCATCTAAGTTTTCTTTCCTTACGCATAAACTTCAATGATTCAAAGGAAATTTCAGCTGCTCTTTGCTTGTTGAGAAGCTCACCTAATCTACGAGAACTAGAAATATTG GCACGGCCTGAGGAGCAGTCTGTTGCACATTTTTGGGAAGATGTCTATTTGGATTGGCCAGTCATGCGAGTGCAACATGTGAGAATAGATGGCATCTGTGGCATCAAACCTGAATTAGACTTCATCAGCTTTCTACTTTCATATTCTCCCGTGCTAGAAAGGATGGCTGTGAAACCTGCTTTAAACGTCGGACCAGAGTTGGTGAAAGAACTATTGCGATTCAGGAGAGCCTCGGGACGAGCTGAAGTTATTTATCTGGACTCTGTATGA